One genomic region from Phragmites australis chromosome 1, lpPhrAust1.1, whole genome shotgun sequence encodes:
- the LOC133914054 gene encoding probable high-affinity nitrate transporter 2.4 — translation MVTMAKKKLADEEFCYGVGAGEDGCVDADGRSTELRPLALSSPHTQAFHLAWLSLFACFFAAFAAPPILPALRPALVLAPSDAPAAAVGSLSATLVGRLAMGPACDLLGPSRASGAANILAALALAVTAVTASSPAGFVALRFVAGLSLANFVANQHWISGIFAPSAVGLANAVAAGWANVGSAAAQVVMPLAYELVIRFGVPITVAWRFTYLLPCALLITTGLVILAFPYDLPRGGGCGGGSKTKRSFWKVVWGGVRNYRAWVLALTYGYCYGAELIMENVAADFFRKRFHLPMEAAGAAAACFGAMNAVARPAGGVASDAVARRYGMRGRLWLLWAVQTAGAGLCVLVGRIGATEAPSLAATIVVMVACAAFVQAASGLTFGIVPFVSKRSLGVVSGMTASGGAVGAIVTNRLFFSGSRYTIEEAISLTGAASLVCTLPLALVHFPRHGGMLRGATAVDDAYDDYEDDCSNDDEDYMLLK, via the exons ATGGTCACCATGGCGAAGAAGAAGCTGGCCGATGAAGAGTTCTGCTACGgcgtcggcgccggcgaggaCGGCTGCGTAGACGCCGACGGCCGGTCGACGGAGCTGCGGCCTCTGGCGCTGTCGTCGCCGCACACACAAGCGTTCCACCTGGCGTGGCTCTCCCTCTTCGCATGCTTCTTCGCAGCCTTCGCCGCACCACCCATCCTCCCGGCGCTGCGGCCCGCGCTCGTGCTCGCACCATCCGACGCCCCCGCTGCCGCCGTGGGGTCGCTGTCCGCCACGCTCGTCGGCCGCCTCGCCATGGGCCCGGCCTGCGACCTCCTCGGCCCGAGCCGCGCGTCTGGGGCCGCCAACATCCTCGCTGCGCTCGCGCTCGCGGTGACCGCGGTCACCGCGTCGTCGCCCGCGGGGTTCGTCGCGCTGCGGTTCGTGGCGGGGCTCTCCCTCGCCAACTTCGTCGCCAACCAGCACTGGATATCGGGTATCTTCGCGCCATCCGCCGTGGGGCTCGCCAACGCCGTCGCTGCGGGCTGGGCCAACGTCGGCAGCGCCGCGGCGCAGGTCGTCATGCCGCTGGCCTACGAGCTCGTCATCCGCTTTGGAGTGCCGATCACCGTCGCCTGGCGCTTCACCTACCTCCTCCCCTGCGCGCTGCTCATCACCACCGGCCTCGTCATCCTCGCCTTCCCCTACGACCTcccgcgcggcggcggctgcggaggCGGATCCAAGACCAAGAGAAGCTTCTGGAAGGTTGTCTGGGGAGGCGTGAGAAACTACCGCGCGTGGGTGCTCGCGCTCACCTACGGCTACTGCTACGGCGCCGAGCTGATCATGGAGAACGTGGCGGCCGACTTCTTCCGGAAACGGTTCCACCTTCCGATGGAGGCGGCGGGCGCCGCGGCGGCCTGCTTCGGCGCGATGAACGCGGTGGCGCGGCCGGCGGGAGGGGTGGCGTCGGACGCGGTGGCGAGGCGGTACGGGATGCGCGGGAGGCTGTGGCTGCTCTGGGCCGTGCAGACCGCCGGGGCGGGACTGTGCGTGCTGGTCGGCAGAATAGGCGCCACGGAGGCGCCGTCACTGGCCGCCACCATCGTGGTGATGGTGGCGTGCGCGGCGTTCGTGCAGGCCGCGTCCGGGCTCACCTTCGGCATCGTCCCGTTCGTCTCCAAGAG GTCGCTGGGCGTGGTGTCCGGGatgacggcgagcggcggcgcggtGGGCGCGATCGTGACGAACCGGCTTTTCTTCAGCGGGTCGAGGTACACGATCGAGGAGGCCATCTCCCTCACCGGCGCCGCCAGCCTCGTGTGCACGCTCCCCCTCGCCCTTGTCCACTTCCCGCGCCACGGGGGCATGCTCCGCGGCGCAACCGCCGTCGACGATGCTTACGACGACTACGAAGACGACTGCTCAAACGACGACGAAGACTACATGCTCCTGAAATGA